The Peribacillus simplex genome contains a region encoding:
- a CDS encoding sigma 54-interacting transcriptional regulator, which yields MIKIKLVVPRKGYITDAFERFEEFNKLEESDNNDNGAVKFVLEEVVEDADKIGKLKLDADVIISRGLITKLLKESNELIPIVDIPVQGIDLIRSLYDCKARFGSKKVAVIGALNMIYGVENLSDIVDLPIQSYILNDIESSVSLVDLAASDGCEVVLSGLSTCKYAEEIGLGAILVDTGKESFRQALIEAKRVALVSRREQEKTKRYQTILNYAYEGVIAIDLKGQISVFNTAAQEILSISRGSLIGNSIYEIIKPGKFRNMLLSDDEYEKDTVAYQSIQLSVKKVGIFLKGKKVGDMVAFQDVTRIQEMEGKFFRKLHLRGHVAKYTFDDILYRSSEIKRTIETAQRYSEVDSNILIIGETGTGKEIFAQSIHNHSNRKNNPFVAINCAALPENLLESELFGYAEGAFTGAMKGGKQGFFELAHRGTIFLDEIGEISPKMQSRLLRVLQEREIMRIGDDKVIPVDVRIVSATNKDLMQMVKCNDFREDLYYRLSVLDLVLPPLRERREDIPLLVNAFIQKGHSDQKQIKITDAAMKKLSEENWEGNIRQLQNFCERLCALYKDKLIDVYDIEMYFPNRSKKKIQLSTQDEEMDMSPGMHLSERERIVQMLIKVNFNKGKAAFELGMSRTTLWRKMKHLNIETN from the coding sequence TTGATAAAAATAAAACTCGTTGTTCCTCGAAAAGGGTATATTACGGATGCTTTTGAAAGGTTTGAGGAATTCAACAAGTTGGAAGAATCGGACAACAATGATAACGGTGCAGTGAAGTTTGTTTTAGAGGAGGTGGTTGAGGATGCCGATAAGATTGGGAAGTTGAAGCTGGATGCTGATGTAATCATTTCAAGGGGATTAATCACGAAACTATTAAAAGAAAGCAATGAATTGATTCCTATCGTAGATATACCTGTACAAGGTATTGACCTCATTCGTTCCCTGTATGATTGCAAGGCACGTTTTGGCAGTAAAAAAGTGGCCGTTATAGGAGCGTTAAACATGATTTATGGCGTGGAAAACCTTTCGGATATTGTTGATTTGCCGATTCAGTCCTATATATTAAATGATATCGAGTCCTCAGTCAGTTTAGTGGATTTGGCTGCCAGCGATGGCTGTGAGGTTGTGTTAAGTGGTTTAAGTACTTGTAAATATGCTGAAGAGATAGGGTTGGGAGCCATTCTGGTTGACACTGGAAAGGAATCATTTCGGCAGGCGTTGATTGAGGCGAAAAGAGTAGCTCTTGTCAGCAGAAGGGAACAGGAGAAGACCAAGCGTTACCAAACGATTCTTAATTATGCCTATGAAGGGGTTATTGCTATAGATTTAAAAGGACAAATATCTGTATTTAATACGGCGGCTCAGGAGATATTATCCATTTCCAGGGGGAGCTTAATTGGAAATTCCATATACGAGATAATAAAGCCCGGGAAATTTCGTAATATGCTTTTAAGCGACGATGAATACGAAAAAGATACCGTTGCTTACCAATCGATTCAATTATCGGTAAAAAAAGTTGGGATATTTTTAAAGGGTAAAAAAGTGGGCGATATGGTCGCCTTTCAAGATGTTACGCGCATTCAAGAGATGGAAGGGAAGTTCTTTAGAAAGCTTCATTTACGCGGACATGTGGCTAAGTACACATTTGATGATATATTGTATCGAAGTTCCGAAATTAAGAGGACGATTGAAACAGCTCAACGTTATAGTGAAGTAGATTCAAACATTCTTATAATTGGAGAAACCGGAACGGGCAAGGAAATATTCGCCCAAAGCATACATAATCATAGCAATCGGAAAAATAACCCGTTTGTAGCCATTAATTGCGCTGCACTTCCCGAAAATTTATTGGAAAGTGAGCTTTTCGGATATGCAGAAGGAGCTTTCACGGGAGCAATGAAAGGCGGAAAGCAAGGATTTTTTGAACTGGCTCATAGAGGTACGATTTTTTTAGATGAAATAGGGGAAATCTCCCCAAAAATGCAAAGCCGGCTGCTACGTGTCCTCCAAGAGCGGGAAATCATGCGCATCGGTGATGATAAAGTAATTCCGGTTGATGTGAGAATTGTATCCGCAACGAACAAAGACCTCATGCAAATGGTGAAATGTAATGACTTTCGGGAGGATCTGTATTATCGCTTGAGTGTACTGGACCTTGTATTGCCTCCACTTCGGGAACGCAGAGAAGATATTCCGTTATTGGTGAATGCATTTATTCAGAAAGGTCATTCGGATCAAAAGCAAATTAAGATTACGGATGCTGCCATGAAAAAGCTGAGCGAAGAAAATTGGGAAGGGAATATTCGCCAATTGCAAAATTTTTGTGAGCGATTATGCGCCCTTTATAAAGATAAGTTAATTGATGTGTACGATATTGAAATGTATTTTCCCAATAGAAGTAAAAAGAAAATACAGTTGTCGACACAAGACGAAGAAATGGATATGTCACCTGGGATGCATTTATCCGAGCGTGAAAGAATTGTTCAAATGTTAATTAAGGTTAATTTTAATAAAGGAAAAGCTGCTTTTGAGTTAGGGATGAGTCGCACGACTTTATGGAGAAAGATGAAACACTTGAATATTGAAACAAATTGA